A single region of the Streptomyces virginiae genome encodes:
- a CDS encoding intradiol ring-cleavage dioxygenase, whose translation MTENGSSPTSRRALLLAAGSAGVAALTAACSGPAATRGASGQPSSAPTAAPSPGGSTPACVLAVKAGAGPYYLDLDRVRSDITEGREGVPFRLDLTVVRVSDGCRPVKDAAVDIWHADASGAYSTGGSTFLRGTQVTDGAGRGTFRTIVPGWYAGLAPHIHFKVRPDRRTETTSQFFFPEDLLIQVYARPPYTERRAPAHPNARDSRYRAAGAAMTLALAPDGVGYRAAYTVGID comes from the coding sequence ATGACCGAGAACGGCAGTTCCCCGACCAGCCGCCGTGCCCTCCTGCTCGCTGCCGGGTCGGCCGGGGTCGCGGCGCTGACGGCGGCCTGTTCCGGCCCGGCCGCCACCCGGGGGGCGTCGGGGCAGCCTTCCTCGGCGCCGACCGCCGCTCCGTCGCCCGGTGGCAGCACCCCGGCCTGCGTTCTCGCAGTCAAGGCGGGCGCCGGCCCGTACTACCTCGACCTGGACCGGGTCCGCTCCGACATCACGGAGGGCCGCGAGGGGGTGCCGTTCCGGCTCGACCTCACCGTCGTACGGGTCTCCGACGGCTGCCGGCCCGTCAAGGACGCGGCAGTCGACATCTGGCACGCCGATGCCTCGGGGGCCTACTCCACCGGTGGGTCCACGTTCCTGCGCGGTACGCAGGTCACGGACGGCGCCGGCCGCGGTACGTTCCGCACGATCGTGCCCGGCTGGTACGCCGGGCTGGCACCGCACATCCACTTCAAGGTGCGCCCCGACCGCCGCACCGAGACGACCTCGCAGTTCTTCTTCCCCGAGGACCTGCTGATCCAGGTGTACGCCCGCCCGCCCTACACGGAGCGCCGCGCGCCGGCGCACCCCAACGCCCGTGACAGCCGCTACCGCGCCGCGGGCGCCGCGATGACGCTGGCCCTCGCCCCCGACGGGGTCGGCTACCGCGCCGCGTACACCGTCGGGATCGACTGA
- a CDS encoding RICIN domain-containing protein, with the protein MSGTEPDTGDGGAADGRPGDTYHGPSGVQRGSGNLQVNVHEHRVGILSACAVALVCVATVIAVRVGGTGQDSGAGAPSGGSSAPATATAPRTGTADPSALTGRLVNRDSGLCLRVSGTEDDVVAVQDTCTADADRTWTLAQRDGGGDTRTLRNAYSGRCLAVVGPENLAPVRQFACATAHHDEQHWELLWGSGDRADHFVLRNAVTARCLLVQGPGAGRPAAQISCGEQYDDQWWHLAP; encoded by the coding sequence GTGAGCGGGACGGAGCCCGACACGGGCGACGGCGGCGCCGCCGACGGTCGTCCCGGTGACACCTACCACGGCCCGTCCGGAGTACAGCGCGGCAGCGGGAACCTCCAGGTCAACGTGCACGAGCACCGCGTCGGCATCCTGTCGGCCTGCGCTGTCGCCCTGGTGTGCGTGGCCACCGTGATCGCCGTCCGGGTGGGCGGCACGGGCCAGGACTCCGGGGCGGGCGCCCCGTCCGGCGGGAGCTCGGCCCCGGCCACGGCTACGGCTCCTCGTACGGGCACGGCGGATCCGTCGGCCCTGACCGGGCGGCTGGTCAACCGCGACAGCGGGTTGTGCCTGCGGGTGTCGGGCACCGAGGACGACGTCGTCGCGGTGCAGGACACCTGCACGGCCGACGCCGACCGGACCTGGACGCTCGCCCAGCGGGACGGCGGCGGCGACACCCGCACGCTGCGCAACGCGTACAGCGGCCGATGCCTGGCCGTGGTCGGCCCGGAGAACCTGGCCCCCGTCAGGCAGTTCGCCTGCGCCACCGCCCACCACGACGAGCAACACTGGGAATTGCTGTGGGGGAGCGGTGACCGGGCCGACCATTTCGTACTGCGCAACGCCGTCACCGCGAGGTGCCTGCTGGTCCAGGGGCCCGGGGCGGGCCGGCCCGCGGCGCAGATCTCCTGCGGCGAGCAGTACGACGACCAGTGGTGGCACCTCGCCCCGTAG
- a CDS encoding VOC family protein: MDHFAPEGYTSVAPWVVTDDTGALLDFITAAFDGEEIARVAVADGSIGHGEIRVGDTVVLAFDRRPDWPATPSLLRIYVRDADAAMAAAVAHGARVITEASDSAWGDRGGRVKDPFGNIWWVVSRVEEVPPDEAWRRMSEPKYAASMSTAQRTLDAELSGRATGVASTPQRPTDGTA; the protein is encoded by the coding sequence ATGGACCACTTCGCCCCCGAGGGGTACACCAGCGTCGCACCCTGGGTCGTCACCGACGACACGGGCGCACTGCTCGACTTCATCACCGCGGCGTTCGACGGCGAGGAGATCGCCCGGGTCGCCGTCGCGGACGGCAGCATCGGCCACGGCGAGATCCGGGTCGGCGACACGGTCGTCCTGGCCTTCGACCGGCGACCCGACTGGCCGGCCACGCCCTCCCTGCTCCGGATCTACGTGCGCGACGCGGACGCCGCGATGGCCGCTGCCGTGGCCCACGGAGCCCGTGTGATCACCGAAGCCTCCGACAGTGCGTGGGGGGACCGCGGGGGCCGGGTCAAGGACCCGTTCGGCAACATCTGGTGGGTGGTGAGCCGGGTCGAGGAGGTCCCGCCGGACGAGGCCTGGCGGCGCATGTCCGAACCGAAGTACGCCGCATCCATGAGCACGGCCCAGCGGACCCTGGACGCCGAACTCAGCGGCCGCGCCACGGGCGTGGCCAGCACCCCGCAGCGGCCGACGGACGGCACGGCCTGA
- a CDS encoding ankyrin repeat domain-containing protein, whose amino-acid sequence MAAVRGGDAQAVDALPAAGADPDTEDEDGTPALRLVVEAFDHPIVEVLLQASAGTECADSAGRTPLLRAIELGACDIVESLITHGARLWVTDARGRDALELARYWYGRDLVAELHRATGLQGPVVRRTVPTDSEAWISEELSLGGLAFRTGHAAIPTGLEWRHGIVTSFDELLSRAPAEPDVDHEVWWETTAALHQHHAHHHRTVWDAAAALRHRPDPLERRFGAEVIRGGIPRPSPQPWNVRGTRTRRFAGPHATSWSSRPRTTGRPRTHSPPASPTRTRTCAWRQPHGRRCGTIREATRSCVNSTPRTRTPLTTGCCTTCTGIGGAVDPWSGGATVDAVARGRRRGSFMLDEAMVALAASVGSGVVQAAGTDAWQVMRNRLARVFGRGDRQQEAVQLERLDRTAAELTAAGQDGDEPEGDEPAANGSEERARHGAAWRTRTEDLLDQLDPDERAAVAAEFRALLAAAAAARPTAGGTTRNTYFGPTAVQSGDGNVQVNRFDSRP is encoded by the coding sequence ATGGCCGCCGTCCGTGGCGGCGACGCGCAAGCGGTGGACGCACTGCCGGCCGCAGGCGCCGACCCGGACACCGAAGACGAAGACGGCACTCCCGCACTCCGCCTGGTGGTCGAAGCCTTCGACCACCCGATCGTGGAGGTCCTCCTCCAGGCGTCGGCCGGGACGGAGTGCGCCGACAGCGCGGGCCGCACCCCGCTGCTGCGCGCGATCGAGCTCGGTGCATGCGACATCGTGGAGTCGCTCATCACCCACGGCGCCCGCCTGTGGGTCACGGACGCCCGGGGGCGCGACGCCCTGGAACTGGCCCGGTACTGGTACGGCAGGGACCTCGTCGCCGAGCTCCACCGCGCGACCGGCCTCCAGGGGCCGGTCGTTCGCCGCACCGTCCCGACCGATTCCGAGGCGTGGATCAGCGAGGAACTGTCCCTGGGCGGGCTCGCCTTCAGGACCGGGCACGCGGCGATACCGACCGGGCTGGAATGGCGCCACGGCATCGTGACGTCCTTCGACGAACTGCTGTCCCGCGCGCCGGCCGAACCGGACGTCGACCACGAGGTGTGGTGGGAGACGACCGCCGCACTCCACCAGCACCACGCGCATCACCACCGCACCGTCTGGGACGCGGCCGCGGCCCTGCGCCATCGGCCGGATCCGCTGGAACGACGCTTCGGCGCGGAGGTCATACGCGGGGGCATCCCGAGGCCCTCGCCGCAGCCGTGGAACGTACGGGGGACGAGGACGCGACGGTTCGCCGGACCGCATGCCACGTCCTGGTCGTCGCGCCCCCGCACGACCGGGCGGCCTCGGACTCACTCGCCGCCCGCCTCGCCGACCCGGACCCGCACGTGCGCGTGGAGGCAGCCGCACGGCCGGCGCTGCGGGACGATCCGCGAGGCGACGAGATCCTGCGTGAACTCGACCCCGCGGACCAGAACTCCCCTCACCACTGGCTGCTGTACGACGTGTACCGGCATCGGCGGCGCTGTTGACCCCTGGTCCGGCGGGGCTACCGTTGACGCTGTTGCGCGGGGACGGCGAAGGGGGAGCTTCATGCTGGACGAGGCGATGGTCGCGCTGGCCGCGTCGGTGGGGTCGGGTGTCGTGCAGGCGGCGGGAACCGACGCCTGGCAGGTCATGCGGAACCGGCTGGCCCGGGTGTTCGGCCGCGGGGACCGGCAGCAGGAGGCCGTCCAGCTGGAACGTCTGGACCGCACCGCGGCGGAGCTGACGGCAGCCGGGCAGGACGGCGACGAGCCGGAGGGCGACGAGCCGGCGGCGAACGGCAGCGAGGAGCGGGCCCGGCACGGCGCCGCCTGGCGGACCCGCACCGAGGACCTGCTGGACCAGCTCGACCCGGACGAACGGGCCGCGGTCGCGGCGGAGTTCCGGGCGCTGCTCGCCGCGGCCGCGGCGGCGCGCCCGACCGCCGGAGGAACCACCCGGAACACCTACTTCGGCCCGACGGCGGTGCAGTCCGGGGACGGCAACGTGCAGGTGAACCGGTTCGACTCCCGCCCGTGA
- a CDS encoding YbaK/EbsC family protein has protein sequence MRAPLGSFDNAVPAPDCLAELAPPVAEAVRGWAGDVPADQIVYVDTDPAIADTGAFVAHYGPELLDTSANCVVVAAKRGGEVTLAACLVPSAGRVDVNGAVRRHLGARKVSFAPMETAVELTGMEYGGITPLGLPADWPLLVDAAVADMPYVLVGSGRRRGKLIAPGKLFGQIPGAELIEGLAFL, from the coding sequence ATGCGCGCTCCCCTCGGGTCCTTCGACAACGCGGTGCCGGCTCCCGACTGCCTCGCGGAACTCGCCCCGCCCGTCGCCGAAGCGGTCCGCGGCTGGGCCGGGGACGTGCCCGCCGACCAGATCGTCTACGTGGACACCGACCCCGCGATCGCCGACACCGGCGCCTTCGTCGCGCACTACGGACCGGAACTCCTCGACACGTCGGCGAACTGCGTGGTGGTCGCCGCCAAGCGCGGCGGCGAGGTCACCCTCGCCGCCTGCCTCGTGCCCTCCGCCGGCCGGGTCGACGTCAACGGCGCGGTCCGGCGCCACCTGGGCGCGCGCAAGGTGTCCTTCGCGCCGATGGAGACGGCCGTGGAGCTGACGGGCATGGAGTACGGGGGCATCACCCCGCTCGGCCTGCCGGCCGACTGGCCGCTCCTGGTGGACGCGGCCGTCGCCGACATGCCGTACGTACTCGTCGGCAGCGGACGCCGGCGCGGCAAGCTCATCGCCCCCGGGAAGCTGTTCGGGCAGATCCCCGGGGCCGAACTCATCGAAGGCCTCGCGTTCCTCTGA